In one window of Bacillota bacterium DNA:
- a CDS encoding YlmC/YmxH family sporulation protein has translation MFKISDLGRKDIINVSDGVKLGAVKDMHLDLDSGAVKAIVLQGPKKYFRLFGAGQDVVVSWEKVKKVGQDAVLVEI, from the coding sequence ATGTTTAAGATCTCTGACCTGGGCCGCAAGGATATTATAAATGTATCTGACGGCGTCAAGCTGGGGGCCGTAAAGGATATGCACCTGGACCTTGACAGTGGTGCTGTCAAAGCCATAGTATTACAGGGTCCGAAAAAATATTTTAGGCTGTTTGGGGCCGGCCAGGATGTGGTGGTATCCTGGGAGAAAGTAAAGAAAGTTGGTCAGGATGCGGTATTGGTTGAAATATAA